CGCGCGCAATTCCTGACCTCTTTCCGCGTGGAAACGTCAATGCGGCTCAATCCCTCTCCGTGACCCGTCCGTCCCATCCCGGGGGACGGTTCTACGCTTCATGTGATTTCGAGCACCAACAGAGACCGAGCCCACCCGAGACGTAGTCCCTCTCGAGGCGACTTTCTGTTCGCGCGCCTTTGCGGCGGGCTCTCCGTTTTACGCGCCTTTGCGGCGCGACCGGGTTCGAAGGCCATCGCACTGGCGTGCTCGGCGATCGACGCGCTCGGCGCCCAAGGCGCCGGCCGCTTCGCGGCTGATCCGTCGCCAGGCGACGGATCGCGCTGGATAGTCCGTTGGGGCTACCCCGGAGCCCCTTTGAATCCGAGCGTGGCGAGTGGTTAGGACGTCGCCCTCTCAAGGCGGCCCTTGTTCTCGGCGCCTCAACGGCGCCTTCGGGTTCGATTCCCGTTGGGACCCAAGCCCGCATTGGCCTTGGCCGGGCCCCGGCGGCTTGTGCTATTCTCCGCGCTTCCGCTGCGTGGCCCCATCGTCTAGCGGTTAGGACGTAGCCCTCTCAAGGCTAAAGCACGGGTTCGATTCCCGTTGGGGCTACCAATCTCCGTTCGCCGGTTTGAGCGGCCCTCTCAAGGCGACTATTTTTGGCCGCGCCTTTGCGGCGCGAGACGGGTTCGATTCCCGTTGGGGCTACCACTTCTTCTTACTTCGGGCTGACGAACTTCGGTTCCACTTCGAGCAGCACGTCGGAAGCTACGACCTTGTTCGTGCCGATCTTCTTCCGCCGCCGCGCCAAGTTCTGATCGCAGGAACTCATCCGCCAGTCGCGTTTGAATTCACGGCTTGGAGTTGCCCCGGTTTCATGGACACTTTTAGACTTGGGAGATAGGAGTGGACGAGGCGAGGATGGCCGTTTTCAATTCGGACGCGTCGCGAGCGCAGATGCCGTTCGCATCGGGCTTCCCCGCGTGGGGCGATCTGCGGCGCCGCCGCGACGAGGTCCCGAGCGACAGCCGAGGGATGACAACGCATCGCCATCGTCGCGGCGACCGGCAACCTCCCCCGCGGCGCTCCGAACGATGCTAAAGCTATTTCCGGGACGGGACACTAGCTCCCGGCCGAGTCGAGCGCTTCACGCACTTTCCTGACGAGCGACTCCGACGTGAAGGGCTTGTGGAGGAAGAATCCGCCGTTCTCGAGCAGGCCGTGGCGAAGGACCGCCTCGTCGGTGTAGCCGGACATCAGGAGGAAACGGGCATCGGGGTGAGACGCCCGGAGGATCGCGACCATCGACGCGACGTCGATTCCGGGCATGACCGCGTCGCTCAAGAAAAGATCGATCCTTTGATCGTGATTCGCCCGAGCCTTCTCGATCGCCTCGTCCCCGTTCTCCGCCTCGACGACCCGGTAACCCTGCTTTTCGAGGGTGATCCTGGCGAGACGCCTTACCGCCGCTTCGTCCTCGACGAGAAGAATCGTCTCGTGCCCGTCAGCGACGGGTGCCACCGATTCGGACGGTTCATCCGGCGTCAGTCTCTGATCGGTCGCCGGAAGATAGATCTTGAAGGTCGTGCCGCGCCGCTCTTCGCTGTATACCCAGACGTGGCCGCCCGCCTGTTTCACGATTCCGAAGACGGTCGAGAGACCCAGTCCCGTGGCTTTGCCCTTCTCCTTCGTCGTGAAGAACGGCTCGAAGATGCGCGCTCGAGTTTCCGGGCTCATCCCCTCGCCGGTGTCGCTGACCGCGAGCATCACGAACGGGCCCGGCGTGACCCCGACATGCTGGGACGCGTAGATGTCGTCGAGAGCGACGTTCGCGGTCTCGACGGTGAGCTTCCCTCCTTCGGGCATCGCATCCCGGGCGTTCACGGCCAGATTCATGATGATCTGCTCGATCTGACTGGGATCGGCCTTGACGTGGGAGATCGGGTGTGAGGGAACCGTCAAGAGATCGATTCTTTCGCCGAGGATCCGCCGGAGCATTCGGTCCATGTCGGAAATCACGGCGTTGAGATCGAGGACCCGGGGCTCGACGACCTGCTTGCGCGAAAAAGCGAGAAGCTGGCCGGTCAACGAAGCGGCGCGGTTTCCGGCCTTCCGGATCTCCGTCAAGTCCTCGAAAATCGGGCTGTCCCTTTCGGTCTGATCGACGGCGAGCTCCGCATAACCCAGTATGGCGGTCAACAGATTATTGAAATCGTGGGCGATGCCGCCGGCGAGCTGACCGATCGCCTCCATCTTCTGGGACTGACGGAGCTGTTCCTCGAGTTGCCGGCGATGGGTCACGTCCGACGAGAGAACGAGCTGAACCTTTCGATCACCGAGCCGGAAAGCGTATGAGGAGATCTCGACCTCCATGACCGACCCGTCCTTTTTCCGATGCCTCCAGGTCCCCGCTTCTTGATAGGGATCGCCCCGCTCTGCCGCAATCCTTTCGAGAAGGACCGGGACTTCCTCGGGCGGTCGAATGTCCTTGACCGTC
The window above is part of the Thermoanaerobaculia bacterium genome. Proteins encoded here:
- a CDS encoding PAS domain S-box protein is translated as MYQLDVEGRVVYVNPAAERLLGYSIHEISGRNMHDLIHSRRPDGTSLPRESCRTLSVISTGVSIEIDEDHYQRRDGSFLVVEYTSTPIVVDDRVTGAVVSFQDISIRKQAEAELRHSRDELEDRVAERTADLERSNEALRASEGRYRLLFENNPQPMWVFDQETLEFLEINDAACRHYGYTREEFSTMTVKDIRPPEEVPVLLERIAAERGDPYQEAGTWRHRKKDGSVMEVEISSYAFRLGDRKVQLVLSSDVTHRRQLEEQLRQSQKMEAIGQLAGGIAHDFNNLLTAILGYAELAVDQTERDSPIFEDLTEIRKAGNRAASLTGQLLAFSRKQVVEPRVLDLNAVISDMDRMLRRILGERIDLLTVPSHPISHVKADPSQIEQIIMNLAVNARDAMPEGGKLTVETANVALDDIYASQHVGVTPGPFVMLAVSDTGEGMSPETRARIFEPFFTTKEKGKATGLGLSTVFGIVKQAGGHVWVYSEERRGTTFKIYLPATDQRLTPDEPSESVAPVADGHETILLVEDEAAVRRLARITLEKQGYRVVEAENGDEAIEKARANHDQRIDLFLSDAVMPGIDVASMVAILRASHPDARFLLMSGYTDEAVLRHGLLENGGFFLHKPFTSESLVRKVREALDSAGS